In a single window of the Niabella ginsenosidivorans genome:
- a CDS encoding RagB/SusD family nutrient uptake outer membrane protein — MNFLKTSFLITTAAVATSLLSGCKKSWLEAKPLSFYTPGNAYIDANGMRAALVACARNTRLEYYGDTPPILTEMLFSEITVDGITDKSGPAQDLNLVINPDFAAKYDDADHARLLFYWQEAYKQIKYANTVISRIDSAQYSSEEERNAILGSAYFYRAAKYYRLTHQFGDVPAVMKEETEPKLDYYSTKREVILKKIKADLEFADQWVTDNVNRGEVTKGAVDHLLTKVNLALGDFDAAIASASKVIDGGVYQLMTAPFGNTKKNVIWDLHRPENKSIAENKEGLYMIIDRFGDGAYDGGTSIMRQAVPYWGTYITTPTGKKGTNDGVISGMDLIQSNLVGRGIGRCRPTNYSQYEIWTDPNDLRHAKGNWMNMEDLLYNEPELKKNNDPYYLKPLQLRGANGSLLCSDTIRCWFGWPQYKTFIPDNEHTPMTGGHSDWYLFRLAETYLLRAEAYFWKGDQASALADLNKVHTRAGAAPLTGPVTIATILDERARELFYEEPRKTELTRIAYIFAMTGKPADNGKVYHLNNFSDDNYFYDRVKARNNFYRDGVITNHNDKYTISPYHVLWPVPSSAIQGNINGRINQNKGYVGYELNKPPLDTIPDA, encoded by the coding sequence ATGAATTTTTTAAAAACATCCTTCCTCATCACTACGGCTGCAGTTGCAACAAGCCTGTTGTCCGGTTGCAAAAAAAGCTGGCTGGAAGCCAAGCCGTTATCCTTCTACACTCCCGGAAATGCTTATATTGATGCTAATGGTATGCGGGCTGCCCTGGTAGCCTGCGCCAGGAATACCCGCCTCGAATATTACGGCGACACGCCTCCCATTTTAACAGAGATGCTTTTCTCTGAAATAACGGTTGATGGCATTACTGATAAATCAGGGCCGGCACAGGACCTTAACCTTGTTATTAATCCTGATTTTGCGGCAAAGTATGATGACGCCGATCATGCACGGTTACTGTTTTACTGGCAGGAAGCCTATAAACAGATAAAGTATGCCAATACGGTAATTTCAAGGATTGATAGCGCACAGTACAGTTCCGAAGAAGAGCGCAATGCAATTCTTGGATCTGCTTACTTTTACCGGGCAGCAAAATATTACCGGCTCACACATCAGTTCGGAGACGTTCCCGCGGTGATGAAAGAAGAAACCGAGCCCAAGCTGGACTACTATTCCACCAAAAGGGAAGTCATCCTTAAAAAGATAAAAGCCGATCTGGAATTTGCAGATCAGTGGGTCACAGACAATGTGAACCGCGGGGAAGTAACAAAAGGTGCTGTAGATCATTTGCTGACCAAGGTAAACCTGGCCCTGGGCGATTTTGATGCGGCCATTGCCTCCGCAAGCAAGGTAATTGATGGCGGCGTTTACCAGTTGATGACCGCTCCATTCGGCAATACCAAGAAAAACGTGATCTGGGACCTGCACCGCCCGGAAAATAAATCCATAGCCGAAAATAAAGAAGGCCTGTATATGATCATCGACCGTTTCGGGGATGGAGCCTACGATGGGGGTACTTCAATCATGAGGCAGGCGGTACCCTATTGGGGCACTTATATTACCACCCCTACCGGCAAAAAAGGAACCAACGATGGTGTGATCAGCGGAATGGATCTCATTCAGTCAAACCTGGTGGGCCGGGGCATTGGCAGATGCCGGCCCACCAACTACAGTCAATACGAGATCTGGACCGATCCCAATGATCTGCGACATGCAAAAGGCAACTGGATGAACATGGAAGACCTGCTGTACAATGAACCTGAATTAAAGAAAAACAATGATCCGTATTATTTAAAACCTTTGCAACTGCGGGGTGCTAATGGATCATTACTTTGCTCAGATACCATCCGTTGCTGGTTCGGCTGGCCCCAGTATAAAACTTTTATACCGGACAATGAGCATACTCCTATGACGGGGGGCCATAGTGACTGGTACTTATTCCGTCTGGCTGAAACGTACCTGTTACGCGCAGAAGCCTATTTCTGGAAAGGGGACCAGGCCAGTGCGCTGGCAGATCTGAACAAAGTACATACAAGAGCCGGTGCTGCACCGCTTACCGGGCCTGTAACAATTGCCACCATCCTGGATGAGCGGGCCCGCGAGCTTTTTTATGAGGAGCCGCGTAAAACGGAGCTCACACGCATTGCTTATATTTTTGCAATGACCGGTAAACCTGCCGACAACGGAAAAGTGTACCACCTGAACAACTTTTCTGACGACAATTATTTTTATGACCGGGTAAAGGCCAGGAATAATTTCTACAGGGATGGAGTGATCACCAATCACAATGACAAATACACCATCAGCCCTTACCATGTATTGTGGCCGGTGCCCTCCAGCGCCATCCAGGGCAATATCAATGGCAGGATTAACCAGAATAAAGGGTATGTGGGTTATGAGCTCAATAAACCGCCATTAGACACGATCCCGGATGCATAA
- a CDS encoding NAD(P)H-dependent flavin oxidoreductase, protein MFSNRITRLLNITYPIIQAGMVWASGWRLASAVSNAGALGIIGAGSMYPDVLKEHIRKYKAASEQPFAVNLPLLYPDIEAHIKTVIEEKVPIIFTSAGNPKTWTGILKKEGVIVVHVVSSSKFALKAQEAGCDAIVAEGFEAGGHNGREETTTMVLIPLVKEAVHIPVIAAGGIASGRQMLAAMVLGAEGVQMGSRFVASEEASSHIRFKNRIITAGEGDTDLSLKQLTPVRLLKNQFYEQVKQLESTGASPADLKALLGHGRAKKGMFEGDLENGELEIGQVAAGIRSILPAEKILQEIWQEFLTARQALYTSL, encoded by the coding sequence TTGTTTTCAAATCGCATTACACGGTTATTGAACATCACCTACCCAATCATACAGGCAGGGATGGTATGGGCAAGCGGATGGCGCCTTGCAAGCGCCGTCAGCAATGCAGGCGCGCTGGGCATTATTGGTGCGGGCTCCATGTACCCGGATGTGCTGAAAGAACATATCCGGAAATATAAAGCAGCATCCGAGCAGCCATTTGCCGTAAACCTGCCGTTATTGTACCCGGATATTGAAGCGCATATAAAAACAGTCATTGAAGAAAAAGTGCCCATTATTTTCACAAGCGCCGGCAACCCTAAAACATGGACGGGTATTCTGAAAAAAGAAGGTGTTATTGTAGTGCATGTGGTCAGCAGCAGCAAATTTGCTCTAAAGGCCCAGGAAGCAGGCTGTGATGCAATTGTAGCCGAAGGCTTTGAAGCTGGCGGGCACAATGGAAGGGAAGAAACTACAACAATGGTGCTCATACCGCTTGTTAAAGAAGCCGTGCACATCCCAGTAATTGCCGCCGGTGGTATTGCCAGCGGACGGCAAATGCTGGCTGCAATGGTCCTGGGTGCAGAAGGCGTACAAATGGGCAGCCGTTTTGTTGCCAGTGAAGAGGCTTCCAGCCATATCCGCTTTAAAAACAGGATCATTACTGCCGGGGAAGGAGATACCGATCTTTCATTGAAACAGCTGACGCCTGTCCGGCTGCTGAAAAATCAATTTTATGAACAGGTAAAGCAACTGGAATCAACAGGAGCATCTCCTGCTGACCTGAAGGCATTGCTGGGGCACGGAAGGGCAAAAAAAGGAATGTTTGAAGGAGACCTGGAAAACGGGGAACTGGAAATAGGCCAGGTGGCAGCAGGCATCCGTTCTATTCTGCCCGCTGAAAAAATTTTGCAGGAGATATGGCAGGAGTTTTTAACCGCCAGGCAGGCACTGTATACCTCTCTTTAG
- the uvrA gene encoding excinuclease ABC subunit UvrA, whose product MAKVKTEEKKDEILVKGARVHNLKNITVGFPRNQFIVVTGVSGSGKSSLTIDTLYAEGQRRYAESLSAYARQFLNRMNKPDVDYIKNLCPAIAIEQKVITRTPRSTVGTMTEIYDYLRLLFARAGTTISPVSGKEVKKDDVADVIQAIERLPEGAKVFVLVAFKLHSNRNVREELNILLQKGFTRLAVGNKETPALSSAKEEKAGVEILDIEELLELDTPALEKRLNIVRSKSSKAIYILIDRVIVRELDEDDRHRLGDSVGTAFFEGEGELFLHTALSDDKNRLLSFNNRFELDGIVFEEPQPNLFSFNNPLGACPTCEGFSLVLGIDDDLVIPDKRLSVFEGAVAPWKGEKLGKWKDRFIRDAARYGFPIHKPVADLSAEQYQLLWKGNSSVYGIDDFFKEVEQNLYKVQYRVLLSRYRGRTTCPDCHGYRLRKEALYVKVGGKHIGELCEMPARDLKTWFEKLKLSEHKAAIAKRILLEINNRLDTLLKVGLGYLTLSRVANTLSGGESQRIQLTRNLGSNLTNSLYILDEPSIGLHSRDTENLIKVLKELRDLNNTVVVVEHDEMIMRHADHIIDMGPLASHLGGMVVAQGAYKELISDKDSLTGKYLSGQFSIDPPKTVRKWNRSLKVEGARHNNLKDITVTFPLNVFTVVSGVSGSGKTTLVKQILYPALQKLKGEFSGEKIGFHKAITGDTGSIQQIELVDQNPIGKSSRSNPVTYIKAYDEIRDLFAKQPLSKMRGFQPRHFSFNVDGGRCDTCKGEGEQIVEMQFLADVHLVCESCGGKRFKEEVLEVKYREKNIHDVLEMSVDEAIEFFKDEKKIAEAIQPLSDVGLGYVKLGQSSDTLSGGEAQRVKLASFLGKGKSTNKVLFIFDEPTTGLHFHDIKKLLASFNALIEQGHSVLVIEHNIDVIKSADWLIELGPDAGDGGGELVYEGVPAGIKKVKSSYTGKYL is encoded by the coding sequence ATGGCCAAGGTAAAAACAGAGGAGAAGAAAGACGAGATTCTGGTAAAAGGCGCAAGGGTGCATAACCTTAAAAACATTACAGTCGGGTTTCCGAGAAATCAGTTTATTGTAGTAACAGGTGTTTCAGGTTCCGGAAAATCTTCACTCACCATTGATACGCTTTATGCAGAGGGCCAGAGACGCTATGCAGAAAGCTTAAGCGCATATGCCCGCCAGTTTTTAAACCGTATGAACAAGCCGGATGTGGATTATATCAAGAATCTTTGCCCGGCCATAGCCATAGAGCAAAAAGTCATTACCCGCACTCCAAGGAGCACTGTTGGCACCATGACGGAAATATATGATTATCTCCGTTTATTATTTGCAAGGGCTGGAACTACTATTTCTCCTGTATCCGGAAAAGAAGTAAAGAAGGACGATGTTGCGGATGTGATCCAGGCAATTGAAAGGCTGCCGGAGGGAGCAAAGGTTTTTGTGCTGGTGGCTTTTAAACTGCATTCTAACCGGAATGTTCGTGAAGAGCTGAACATCCTGCTGCAAAAAGGTTTTACAAGGCTGGCGGTTGGTAATAAAGAAACGCCTGCCCTCAGTTCCGCCAAAGAAGAAAAAGCAGGTGTTGAAATACTGGATATTGAAGAGCTGCTGGAGCTGGATACTCCTGCCCTGGAAAAGAGGTTGAACATCGTACGGTCAAAATCTTCCAAAGCCATCTATATCTTAATTGACCGCGTTATTGTGCGGGAACTGGATGAAGATGACCGGCACAGGCTGGGCGATTCTGTGGGCACGGCTTTTTTTGAAGGAGAGGGGGAGCTGTTTTTGCATACGGCCCTGTCTGATGATAAAAACCGGCTGCTCAGCTTTAATAATCGTTTTGAGCTGGATGGTATTGTATTTGAAGAGCCGCAGCCCAATTTATTCTCTTTTAATAATCCGTTGGGCGCCTGCCCTACCTGCGAGGGGTTTAGCCTGGTATTGGGTATTGACGACGATCTAGTGATACCGGATAAGCGCCTGAGTGTGTTTGAAGGCGCCGTAGCGCCATGGAAGGGAGAAAAACTGGGAAAATGGAAGGATCGTTTTATACGGGATGCTGCCCGCTATGGCTTTCCGATACATAAGCCCGTTGCGGATCTGAGCGCGGAGCAGTATCAACTACTGTGGAAAGGGAACAGCAGCGTTTATGGTATTGATGATTTTTTTAAAGAGGTAGAACAGAATTTGTACAAGGTGCAATACCGGGTGTTACTAAGCCGGTACCGCGGCAGAACCACCTGCCCGGATTGTCATGGATACCGCCTTCGTAAAGAAGCATTGTATGTAAAGGTAGGTGGTAAGCATATTGGTGAGCTGTGCGAAATGCCTGCCCGGGATCTGAAAACCTGGTTTGAAAAACTGAAGCTCTCTGAGCACAAGGCTGCCATTGCAAAGCGCATCCTGCTGGAAATAAATAACCGGCTGGATACGCTTCTGAAAGTAGGATTGGGCTACCTGACCCTGAGCCGGGTTGCCAATACCTTGAGCGGGGGAGAAAGTCAGCGCATCCAGTTGACCCGTAACCTGGGCAGCAATCTTACCAACTCCCTGTATATCCTGGATGAACCTTCTATCGGGCTCCATTCACGGGATACGGAGAACCTGATCAAAGTGCTGAAAGAACTGCGCGACCTGAATAATACTGTGGTTGTAGTAGAGCATGATGAAATGATCATGCGGCATGCCGATCATATCATTGACATGGGGCCGCTGGCATCGCACCTGGGAGGGATGGTTGTTGCACAGGGGGCTTATAAAGAACTGATCAGTGATAAAGATAGCCTAACAGGAAAATACCTGAGCGGTCAATTTTCAATTGATCCGCCAAAGACAGTGCGCAAATGGAACCGCTCTCTAAAAGTAGAAGGCGCGCGTCATAATAACTTAAAGGATATTACGGTTACTTTTCCGCTCAATGTGTTTACGGTGGTAAGCGGGGTTAGCGGAAGCGGTAAAACAACACTGGTCAAACAGATCCTTTACCCGGCCCTGCAAAAGCTAAAAGGAGAATTCAGCGGGGAAAAGATAGGCTTTCATAAGGCAATCACCGGTGATACCGGAAGTATCCAGCAAATAGAGCTGGTAGACCAGAACCCTATCGGCAAATCATCTCGCAGCAACCCGGTTACCTATATAAAGGCCTATGATGAAATACGTGACCTGTTTGCAAAGCAGCCACTCAGCAAAATGCGGGGATTTCAGCCAAGGCATTTTTCATTTAATGTAGACGGCGGCCGGTGCGATACCTGTAAAGGTGAAGGGGAGCAGATTGTAGAAATGCAGTTCCTGGCGGATGTGCACCTGGTTTGTGAAAGCTGTGGAGGTAAACGGTTTAAGGAAGAAGTGCTGGAAGTAAAATATAGAGAAAAGAATATCCATGACGTGCTGGAAATGAGCGTGGATGAAGCGATTGAATTTTTTAAAGATGAAAAAAAGATTGCCGAAGCTATACAACCCCTGAGCGATGTGGGGTTGGGTTATGTAAAGTTAGGGCAGTCTTCAGACACGCTTTCCGGGGGGGAAGCGCAGCGGGTAAAACTGGCTTCCTTCCTGGGCAAGGGAAAAAGTACCAATAAGGTATTGTTTATTTTTGATGAGCCTACAACCGGCCTGCACTTTCATGATATAAAAAAGTTGCTGGCCTCTTTTAATGCGCTGATCGAGCAGGGCCATTCCGTTTTGGTGATCGAACATAATATTGATGTGATCAAAAGTGCCGACTGGCTGATTGAGCTGGGGCCTGATGCCGGTGATGGCGGTGGTGAGCTGGTGTATGAAGGAGTGCCCGCAGGTATTAAAAAAGTAAAGAGCAGCTATACGGGGAAATACCTGTAA
- a CDS encoding RNA polymerase sigma factor, translated as MLTYLKKTDNELINLFTKGHTSALDSLLNRYQDKLFNTVLFLVKDKYHAEDICQDVFIKIIETLKSGKYKEEGKFLPWAMRIAHNLCVDYFRKLKRLPFTKSSVDNEVLDTINSSEQNVEEKIITVQNIGKAQDMLEQLPEEQREVIILRHFANLSFKEIAEITGCSINTALGRMRYGLLNLRKMMTGK; from the coding sequence ATGTTAACTTACTTAAAGAAGACTGATAACGAGCTAATAAATTTATTTACAAAAGGACATACTTCTGCACTGGATTCCCTGCTGAACAGGTACCAGGATAAGCTTTTCAATACAGTGCTTTTTTTAGTAAAGGACAAATACCATGCTGAGGATATTTGTCAGGATGTTTTCATAAAAATTATTGAAACACTAAAAAGCGGAAAGTATAAGGAAGAAGGAAAGTTCCTGCCCTGGGCAATGCGGATTGCGCATAACCTTTGTGTGGATTATTTCAGGAAATTAAAGCGCCTTCCGTTTACGAAAAGCAGTGTTGATAATGAAGTGCTGGACACGATCAATTCCTCTGAGCAGAATGTGGAGGAAAAGATCATCACCGTTCAGAATATCGGCAAGGCACAGGATATGCTGGAGCAGTTGCCGGAAGAGCAAAGAGAAGTAATTATTTTACGTCATTTTGCCAACCTGAGTTTTAAGGAAATAGCAGAAATTACCGGGTGCAGCATTAATACGGCTCTTGGAAGAATGCGTTATGGTTTACTGAACCTCAGGAAAATGATGACAGGCAAATAA
- a CDS encoding SusC/RagA family TonB-linked outer membrane protein, translating to MKKRKANNRFKRLLFYGCLLLFGNPLFAQKATHMVTGQVQDSTRKPLAGVTVSLKGASKATTTDDTGKYKIEGVAENDILVFSYTGYTEKEEKAGKRNTINVQLSGTASSLDEVVVIGYGTAQKKDLTGAVAQVKASRLENENPSSVQDILRGNVPGINVSQGISAKGVGDILVRGKTSLKAGTSPLIVLDGVIYQGQMSDINPNDIATIDVLKDASSAAVFGSKAASGVIIVTTKKGSTGKPQITVNTNVGFAALSMNQPLYDGPGFLNWRSDVFKSMNAASSKKYIYDNPDHLPDSVSLDRWMDGLTGDPTEIWLTRIGLKPVEIANYKAGKTVDWYDLMFQKGFRQDHTVSLSGRSDAVNYYMSVGYTDNNGFITGDRFKTLRSRINLEGKVTSWLSAGMNVQFADRDESQVPVNWDQMVNASPYGSIYNDDGVTLRDSPNDDIGNNANPFMDNTYTNRLRKTNTLFGTLYLKGMLPYGFSYQVNFTPNFEFYRYFNGISADHVSYRARGGFAERLTQTTYNWQWDNLIKWNRTFGEHQFDVTFLINAEKFQSWQEDMQNEGFTPSDVLSWHNIGAGIKPIITSDDQVSTGDALMGRLNYTFKNRYLLTASVRRDGYSAFGQGNPRATFPALAAGWIFTDEKFMKNQSWINYGKLRYSWGINGNRDIDRYIALTNLATGKYQYVTPDGKVVLVSQLWVDRMANPGLKWEQTTSNNIGLDFGFLNNRLNGSVDFYLKQTKDLLVLRSLPNVSGFTNRMDNLGGVQNKGFELALNSVNIQHQNFSWRTSFNFWLNRNKITSLYGLSNDYDANGNVIGQSEKDDIANKWFIGHDIDAIWDQKVIGVWQESERAEAAKYGVAPGDFKIEDVNGDGTYSDADRQFLGYSTPRFQWTLRNEFTILKNFELAFMLYSNWGQLRAYNQAKNNSGFQDRQNSYILPYWTPENPTNEYARLFSSNGSASYSVYRKASFIRLSTVSIAYNVPKKILDRAKIKGLKIYAGVSNVAVYSPDWDFWDPEYVRTKSDFITLSDNNYGPTPAPRNFNFGLNVNL from the coding sequence ATGAAAAAGAGAAAAGCTAACAACCGCTTTAAGCGGCTTTTATTCTATGGCTGCCTGCTACTGTTTGGCAACCCGTTGTTCGCCCAGAAAGCCACACATATGGTTACAGGTCAGGTTCAGGATTCAACCAGGAAGCCTCTCGCTGGTGTTACTGTTTCTTTAAAGGGCGCTTCAAAAGCTACGACAACAGATGATACAGGTAAGTACAAAATAGAAGGAGTTGCGGAGAACGATATACTCGTATTCAGTTACACAGGATATACAGAGAAAGAAGAGAAAGCCGGAAAACGCAATACCATCAACGTACAGCTTTCAGGTACAGCAAGCTCACTTGATGAGGTGGTTGTGATTGGCTATGGTACCGCTCAGAAAAAAGACCTGACAGGTGCCGTTGCCCAGGTAAAAGCCTCAAGGCTGGAAAACGAAAACCCTTCAAGCGTGCAGGACATTCTACGGGGGAATGTGCCGGGCATCAATGTTTCCCAGGGCATTTCTGCAAAAGGTGTGGGAGATATTCTGGTAAGAGGCAAAACCTCTTTAAAAGCCGGCACCAGTCCTCTGATCGTTTTAGACGGAGTTATTTATCAGGGCCAGATGTCTGACATCAACCCTAATGATATTGCAACAATTGATGTTTTAAAAGATGCAAGCTCGGCCGCTGTTTTCGGATCAAAGGCCGCAAGCGGGGTGATCATCGTTACCACCAAGAAAGGAAGCACAGGAAAACCTCAGATCACTGTTAATACCAATGTAGGCTTTGCAGCGCTCTCGATGAACCAGCCGCTGTATGACGGCCCCGGTTTCCTGAACTGGCGCAGCGATGTATTTAAAAGCATGAACGCTGCCTCCTCTAAAAAATATATTTATGACAACCCCGATCATCTTCCGGATAGCGTTTCACTGGACCGGTGGATGGACGGGCTGACGGGCGACCCCACAGAAATATGGCTGACCCGCATCGGGTTAAAACCGGTGGAGATCGCCAACTACAAGGCCGGCAAAACAGTGGATTGGTATGATCTTATGTTTCAGAAAGGGTTCAGGCAGGATCATACCGTAAGCCTTTCGGGCCGGTCTGATGCGGTAAATTACTATATGTCTGTCGGATATACGGACAATAATGGGTTCATTACCGGAGACCGGTTCAAGACGTTGCGTTCCCGCATCAACCTTGAAGGAAAAGTAACTTCCTGGCTCTCTGCCGGAATGAACGTACAGTTTGCAGACAGGGATGAAAGCCAGGTACCGGTAAACTGGGACCAAATGGTCAATGCCTCTCCCTATGGTTCTATTTATAATGACGATGGGGTAACGCTAAGGGATAGTCCCAATGACGACATTGGTAATAATGCAAACCCGTTTATGGACAACACCTACACCAACCGGTTGCGGAAAACCAATACCCTATTCGGAACCCTGTACTTAAAGGGGATGCTTCCATACGGGTTTTCCTATCAGGTCAATTTCACACCCAATTTTGAATTTTACAGGTATTTTAATGGTATATCCGCAGATCATGTAAGCTACCGGGCCAGAGGTGGCTTTGCAGAACGGTTGACACAAACCACCTATAACTGGCAATGGGACAACCTGATCAAATGGAACCGCACTTTTGGCGAGCACCAGTTTGATGTTACTTTTTTAATCAATGCAGAAAAGTTTCAGTCCTGGCAGGAAGATATGCAGAATGAAGGGTTCACCCCCAGCGATGTGCTGAGCTGGCATAATATCGGAGCCGGCATCAAACCGATCATCACCAGCGATGACCAGGTAAGTACCGGCGATGCATTAATGGGCCGCCTGAACTATACTTTTAAGAACCGGTACTTATTAACAGCATCCGTGAGAAGAGATGGTTATTCAGCATTTGGACAGGGAAATCCCAGGGCTACATTTCCGGCCCTGGCAGCCGGATGGATTTTCACCGATGAAAAATTCATGAAAAATCAATCCTGGATCAACTATGGAAAGCTGCGCTATTCCTGGGGGATCAACGGGAACAGGGATATTGACCGGTATATTGCATTAACCAATCTGGCCACAGGCAAGTACCAGTACGTAACACCAGACGGAAAAGTGGTACTGGTATCCCAGTTATGGGTAGACAGGATGGCGAACCCGGGATTAAAATGGGAACAAACAACCTCTAATAACATCGGGCTCGATTTTGGGTTCCTGAATAACCGGCTGAACGGATCCGTTGATTTTTATCTGAAACAAACAAAAGACCTGCTGGTGCTGCGGTCGCTTCCCAATGTAAGCGGGTTCACCAACAGAATGGACAATCTTGGCGGAGTACAGAATAAAGGATTTGAGCTGGCTTTGAACTCGGTAAATATCCAGCATCAGAATTTCTCATGGAGGACCAGTTTTAATTTCTGGCTGAACAGGAATAAAATAACCAGTTTATATGGCTTGTCCAACGACTATGATGCAAACGGAAATGTGATCGGGCAAAGCGAAAAGGACGATATTGCCAATAAATGGTTCATCGGGCATGACATTGATGCCATCTGGGATCAGAAAGTTATTGGCGTATGGCAGGAATCTGAAAGAGCTGAAGCAGCAAAATATGGTGTGGCACCCGGGGATTTTAAAATTGAAGATGTAAATGGTGACGGAACCTACTCCGATGCTGACCGGCAGTTTTTGGGATATTCCACTCCCCGTTTCCAATGGACGCTCCGGAATGAGTTCACGATTCTTAAGAATTTTGAACTGGCCTTTATGCTGTATTCCAACTGGGGACAGTTAAGAGCTTATAACCAGGCAAAAAACAATTCCGGCTTCCAGGACCGGCAGAACTCATACATACTTCCTTACTGGACGCCGGAAAACCCAACCAATGAATATGCCCGTTTATTTTCCAGTAACGGCAGCGCATCCTATAGCGTGTATCGTAAAGCTTCCTTCATCCGGCTAAGTACTGTTTCCATTGCCTATAACGTTCCCAAAAAAATACTTGACCGGGCAAAAATAAAAGGGCTTAAAATCTACGCAGGAGTCAGCAATGTAGCTGTTTATTCTCCGGACTGGGATTTCTGGGACCCGGAATATGTACGGACAAAATCCGATTTTATCACGCTTAGCGATAATAATTACGGGCCCACACCGGCCCCGCGGAATTTCAATTTTGGCCTGAATGTAAATCTCTAA
- a CDS encoding sugar phosphate nucleotidyltransferase has protein sequence MKAIIPVAGAGTKLRPQSYTQPKALIPLAGKTVLSFIIDQLKAAGIEEFVFIVGYLGEKIADYVKEHHPDIKAHYVNQQERRGIGHAINLTKSIIENDEVFISLGDTICEYDVTAVLNNEHSMIGIRKVDNPRDFGVAEIDEKGFIESVVEKPHIPKSNMAMVGIYKIKESELLFDCLATNIRKGLLTHGEFTITDALDCMIRNGVQFEAFKVDNWFDAGNKETLLRSNATLLRKYRVTADAAQYENSVIVAPVSIAKGCVIRNSIVGPNVTLGENTLIDQSIVRNSIVGAYSNLFDIVLEDSLIGSDTSLKGETRTLNIGDNSSIDLG, from the coding sequence ATGAAGGCTATTATTCCTGTAGCGGGAGCGGGAACAAAATTAAGACCACAAAGTTATACCCAACCCAAGGCATTGATCCCTTTGGCGGGGAAAACGGTTTTGAGCTTTATTATTGACCAGCTGAAAGCTGCGGGTATTGAAGAATTTGTTTTTATTGTAGGCTACCTGGGTGAGAAAATCGCTGATTATGTAAAAGAGCATCACCCGGATATAAAAGCACATTACGTAAACCAGCAGGAGCGCCGGGGCATCGGTCATGCGATCAATCTTACCAAGAGCATTATTGAGAATGATGAGGTATTTATATCATTGGGCGATACGATCTGTGAGTATGATGTAACCGCTGTTCTGAACAATGAGCATTCAATGATCGGCATACGTAAAGTAGATAATCCCCGTGATTTTGGCGTGGCCGAGATCGATGAAAAAGGATTTATTGAAAGCGTAGTTGAAAAGCCCCATATACCAAAGTCCAATATGGCAATGGTAGGTATTTATAAAATAAAGGAATCGGAGCTGTTGTTTGATTGCCTGGCTACCAATATCCGGAAAGGATTACTGACGCATGGGGAATTTACAATAACGGATGCCCTGGATTGTATGATCCGGAACGGCGTGCAGTTTGAAGCGTTTAAAGTGGATAACTGGTTTGATGCCGGCAATAAAGAAACCTTATTAAGGTCTAATGCCACCCTGCTGAGGAAATACCGCGTCACTGCAGATGCAGCCCAATATGAGAACTCAGTCATTGTTGCTCCGGTCAGCATTGCAAAAGGCTGTGTGATCCGAAACTCGATCGTAGGGCCCAACGTAACGCTTGGGGAAAATACACTGATCGACCAGTCCATTGTCCGGAATTCAATTGTGGGCGCTTATTCCAACCTGTTTGATATTGTGCTGGAAGATTCGCTGATTGGTTCTGATACCAGCCTGAAAGGAGAAACAAGAACGCTGAATATTGGCGATAACAGCAGTATTGATCTCGGGTAA